AAATATGAAAGGTCCATTATCTGAACACCGCCGCCACCTTCACTGACATTATAGGCATAATTGCCGTGAACCTGTAACTCCCGCCAACTCGAACAAACACCGGGTACAAAATCCCGTTCAACCATATTGTTTACGTCGGTAATTTCAACAAAGGAAGTCCCGCAATAACTGCCAAGGATTGCATATTCCCGACCGCTTCCATCAGTCCATCCCCAAGCGCCGGAAACGTATGAACCACCCTGAGGGGGAATAAAATGCCCCAGATAACGGACTGCGCCTGTTGCTTGAGCGAATGTTTGTACTTGCGTACATAAAAGAATTGTTAAAATGATTTTCAAATAGAACATTGATGATTTCATTATATCCCCGATGAATATTTATTTATGAATTACGTTATCGTAAAATAATCAATTTCTTCCTCTGAACCGCATGTGTTCCATCACGTTCATTCACTTCTAATTGATAGAAGTACACGCCGCTTGGAACACCTTGCGCATCCCATTGAACAGAATATTTTCCTGGCGACTTTTCCTCATTCAGTAATACCACTGCTTCTCGACCCAGCACATCGAATACCTTCAACGTCACAAATCCGAAATCCGAAATCCGAAATCCGAAATTCGTTGTCGGATTGAACGGGTTCGGAAAGTTTTGTTCAAGCGATATTCCGGCAGGAGTATTTATTGACTCTTCTTCCACGCCGACTGTCGAAGCGACTGTAATATCATCAATGTACCAGCCATCCATTTGCCTGCTTGCATCAGTGACAAGTAAGAACCGGAGATACACTGTATCACCTGCGTAACGGGATAAACTTACTGTTTGAGGAAACCAATCACCACTATCGGCAGAACTGTCTTTCCACTCTGCATGATATGATGAGTGAGCGACATAGAGCCGGGTGAATGTTTTGTTATCGGTCGAACCTTCAACAAAACCAAAATCTCCCAGACCAATCGTTCCAATTTGTTTGAATGAGAGAACATGATTTGCCGTCGCCCTGAGCGGCGGAAGTAAAAAGTACGTGCTTGAATTCGTCGGATAAAATCCTTCAGGACTATCGGTTATTGATGCGTTACCTGAAACTGAAATAGCGTGGGTTGTATCCCAATCACCCGTGTGAAAGACTGAGGATAATCCCGAATCGAAATTTTCTGAATAAGAAGAAGAGACCGAACCTGCGTAATCAAAAATTGGCTCAGTCAGGGAACTGGTATTGTTCGGAGTTTCATTATCGCGCGAGAGGATAGTATATGTATGATATCCGGATGTTGAATCAATGTATTCGCCATACGATGCAGTGTCATCCGTATTCACATTCACTGTTCCAATCAAAGCGTTGTTTCTGTAAATATCAATAAATGCTAAATCGTTCAGCGGGGTTCCGTCTAATTGTTGAGATGGAGTTATCCATGAAATTTTTGCACCAGCATCAATACTGGTAACATCGAATGAAGTAGGAGGTTTGGGTTGCGCATGTCCACCCGCATACACGGTGAATCCTGTTGCTGAACTTGAATCAGTTGCAGACACAGCACGAACCGAGTAACGATACGCTTGGTGAAGTACCAATCCTGAATCGGTATATTGCTGAACGCCTGAATCAACCTCCGCAATAAAAATACCATCACGATAAATATGAATTGAAAAATCAGTTAAAGGAGTTCCCGAAACAATTTCAGTCGGGTCAACCCATGACATTGTTGCAGAAGATGGAGTTTGAAAATCACTGTAGGCTCTGAAGAACGTTGGAGTCCGTGGGGCGTTGGGATTTATATCAACAATGTACAACCCGGTTTCCATATCCCCGATGATGATTTTGCCAGAAGGAAAGAATGGATAGGTTGACCATGCGCCCGTGTATGCTGCAATGTCAGAATTCGGATATGTATCGAATCCACCTACTTCGACGGGATGAGTGGGGTCAGCAATATTCAGAATTTTTAATCCCGCAGTGTAGTATGACATGTACGCTAAAGTATCTTTAACAAAGACATTGTGTACAATCGCTGTAGGATTGCCTTGATATTCTGCAACCTTCGTTACTGTTGGCAAGTGTTGGATGTCCCAGATTTTTAGAGTCTTCGCAGTAGTCCCGATTTCATCTGTGGTGAGA
This genomic window from Ignavibacteriota bacterium contains:
- a CDS encoding choice-of-anchor B family protein, coding for MVRTLFIGVITVFVLLHISPAQESGGVRLLSHYVPPEGGSYVAGCWGWTDTVSGKEYALLGSYSGTSIVEITDADNPVERDFVPGPSSTWRELQTHSHYAYVVTEGGGGVQIIDLSYLPDSVHLVQSFNYSQGGKNISSSHTNHIKDGYLYLNGCSNWPRGGAVIFNLADPENPTFEGEYSERYYHDSFARNDTLFGAAIYDGGIDIVDVSNKSNPIFITRFNYTGAGTHNCATTSDGRYLLTTDEIGTTAKTLKIWDIQHLPTVTKVAEYQGNPTAIVHNVFVKDTLAYMSYYTAGLKILNIADPTHPVEVGGFDTYPNSDIAAYTGAWSTYPFFPSGKIIIGDMETGLYIVDINPNAPRTPTFFRAYSDFQTPSSATMSWVDPTEIVSGTPLTDFSIHIYRDGIFIAEVDSGVQQYTDSGLVLHQAYRYSVRAVSATDSSSATGFTVYAGGHAQPKPPTSFDVTSIDAGAKISWITPSQQLDGTPLNDLAFIDIYRNNALIGTVNVNTDDTASYGEYIDSTSGYHTYTILSRDNETPNNTSSLTEPIFDYAGSVSSSYSENFDSGLSSVFHTGDWDTTHAISVSGNASITDSPEGFYPTNSSTYFLLPPLRATANHVLSFKQIGTIGLGDFGFVEGSTDNKTFTRLYVAHSSYHAEWKDSSADSGDWFPQTVSLSRYAGDTVYLRFLLVTDASRQMDGWYIDDITVASTVGVEEESINTPAGISLEQNFPNPFNPTTNFGFRISDFGFVTLKVFDVLGREAVVLLNEEKSPGKYSVQWDAQGVPSGVYFYQLEVNERDGTHAVQRKKLIILR